ACCCGAGAAGCCCAAGGAGCCGGAGCCGCCGCCACCCGAGCCGGAGCCCGAGGCTCCGCCCCCGGTGGTGAAGGGCTTCCAGACCCTGACGCCCCCGGAAGAGCCGCCCGCGACCATCGCGCCGCCGCCGCCGAACCAGACGGCGCTGAGCGAGGCAGACGTTTCCGGGATCGGGCAGGAAGGCGGCGTGGCAAAGGGCGTCGAGGGCGGCGTGCAGCAGAGCACGGTAGAGCGCCAGGCCCCGCCCGACGTGGGCACGTACGAGCTGTCGGCGGTAGAGGAGCAGCCCAGCATCAGCAACCGCCAGGAGCTGGTCCGGCAGCTGGAGCGCAACTACCCGCCGCTGCTGCGCGACGCAGGCGTGGTGGGCACGGTGCAGGTACGCTTCCGCGTCCTGGAGAACGGCACGGTCGACGTGCCCAGCATCCAGGTGACGAGCTCCACGCACGAGGGGTTCAACGACGCGAGCATCCGGTCGGTACAGCGGCTGCGCTTCCGCCCGGCCAAGGTGAACAACCGGCCGGTGAAGGTGTGGGTGGAGCTGCCCATCCAGTGGCAGACCTCGCGCTGAGCGCGCGACAACGCAGGGCGACGACGAGCGAATGGTGCGGCGCGGCCCACGGGGGCCGCGCCGGGAGAACGGAAGGATCACCCAACCTGGAAGGCGCAGGCGCGCTGAGGAGAACGTAGAACAATGGATATTGCGAAGATTTGGGCCGACACGGGCATGGTCAACCGTGGCATCGTGATCTTCCTCATCCTGATGAGCATCGCGTCGCTGACGGTGGCCATCTGGAAGTGGCTGCAGTTCCGCAAGATGGCGGTCGCCACCAAGCAGTTCGCCCCGGCCTTCTCGGCGGCGCTGGAGAGCGAGAACATCCCGGAGGCGCTGGCCCTGGCCGACCAGTACCCCAAGAGCCACGTGGCCCGCGTGCTGGGCGAGTCGCTTCGCGAGGTGGCCCCGCTGCTGGGCGACCCCCGCGCCGCCGGCGCCGCCATCGTGTCGTGCGAACGCTCCGTGGAGCGTGAGCAGATCCTGCTGGCCAACGAGCTGAAGAGCGGCCTGGGCGTGCTGGCCACCATCGGCTCCACCGCCCCGTTCGTGGGCCTTCTGGGCACCACGCTGGGCATCGTGAACTCGTTCATGGGCATGGCCGAAAAGGGCGGCGGCCTCGAGGCCGTGTCGGGCGGTATCGCCGAGGCGCTGATCGCCACGGCCATCGGCCTGGTGGCGGCCATCCCCGCGGTGTGGCTGTACAACTACTTCACGGCCAAGCTCGACACGCTGTTCTCGGAGCTGGCCTACGCCGGCCGCGAAATGATCGACTGGATGATGACGCGCCAGGCACGCCGTGAGCTCACGGGCGGCGCCTCCTCCTACGGAGACTAAACACCATGGCGGGTGGATCTTTCGGCGGCTCGCCGCTGCCACGGGTGGCGGGGATCACCTCTGAGGTGACCTCGGACATCAACGTGACGCCGATGATCGACGTGATGCTGGTGCTGCTGATCATCTTCATGGTGGTCACCCCGGCCCTGGGCTACGAGGCGAAGCTGCCCAAGGCCAAGACGGCGGCGCCCGAAAAGGAAGAGCGCATCACGCTGGGCATCGACAACAAGGGCAAGTACTACATCGAGGACGTCCCCAACCCGGGGCCGATCCCGCTGGCCGAGCTGGAGGGGCGCCTTCGCACGGAGTACCAGAAGCGCCCGGAGGACCACATCCTGTACCTGAAGGCCGACAACGGCGTGCAGTACGGGGTGGTCCTGAGCGCCATCGACGCGGCCCGCAACGCCGGGGTGCGCCGCATCGGCACCATCACCGAACTGCCCGAGGGCGCCAAGGTTACGCGCAAGTAGCCTTGCAGCGCCAAATCGTTCCCATCGGGCGGCCCCGCGAGGCCGCCCGATGGGGCGCCGACAACTGAGACGGAGGGGTTTGTCCCATGGCAATGGGAGTTGGCGGAAGCAAGGGCGGCTCGATGAGCGAGATCAACATGACGCCCATGATCGACGTGCTGCTGGTGCTGCTGATCATCTTCATGGTGGTGCAGCAGGGCCTTCAGCGCGGCCTGAGCGTTCAGGTGCCGCCGCCGAAGGAAAAGGAAGAGATTTCGCAGAAGCCGCCCGACGACGAGCAGATCGTGCTCGAAGTTCTGCCGGGTCCGGCGTACCAGGTCAACCGGCAGCCGGTGGAGGCCGCGAACCTGGAGTCGTTCCTGCGCGACGTGTTTGCGCAGCGTGCCCGCAAGGTGATCTTCGTCAAGGGCGCGGATGAGCTTTCGTACGGCGACGTGATCCGGGCCGTAGACGCCAGCCGCGCGGCCGACATCGCCATCGTGGGCCTGGTGCCGCGCGCGACGACCGGCCCGGCCACGGTAACGCCGGCGCAGTAATCCAGCGCGCTTCTTCCGCAAAACAGGACCGGCGGCCCGTCACTCTAGGGCCGCCGGTCCTGTTACTATCCCATATCTCTAC
Above is a window of Longimicrobium sp. DNA encoding:
- a CDS encoding TonB family protein, with product MFNKLVASEGRKKSGFWSPANLAISAILHVVIVGGLLAAGVGAATHEKESEEIVDLMDLAEEEKKEPEPEKPKEPEPPPPEPEPEAPPPVVKGFQTLTPPEEPPATIAPPPPNQTALSEADVSGIGQEGGVAKGVEGGVQQSTVERQAPPDVGTYELSAVEEQPSISNRQELVRQLERNYPPLLRDAGVVGTVQVRFRVLENGTVDVPSIQVTSSTHEGFNDASIRSVQRLRFRPAKVNNRPVKVWVELPIQWQTSR
- a CDS encoding MotA/TolQ/ExbB proton channel family protein, which translates into the protein MDIAKIWADTGMVNRGIVIFLILMSIASLTVAIWKWLQFRKMAVATKQFAPAFSAALESENIPEALALADQYPKSHVARVLGESLREVAPLLGDPRAAGAAIVSCERSVEREQILLANELKSGLGVLATIGSTAPFVGLLGTTLGIVNSFMGMAEKGGGLEAVSGGIAEALIATAIGLVAAIPAVWLYNYFTAKLDTLFSELAYAGREMIDWMMTRQARRELTGGASSYGD
- a CDS encoding biopolymer transporter ExbD; translation: MAGGSFGGSPLPRVAGITSEVTSDINVTPMIDVMLVLLIIFMVVTPALGYEAKLPKAKTAAPEKEERITLGIDNKGKYYIEDVPNPGPIPLAELEGRLRTEYQKRPEDHILYLKADNGVQYGVVLSAIDAARNAGVRRIGTITELPEGAKVTRK
- a CDS encoding biopolymer transporter ExbD, yielding MAMGVGGSKGGSMSEINMTPMIDVLLVLLIIFMVVQQGLQRGLSVQVPPPKEKEEISQKPPDDEQIVLEVLPGPAYQVNRQPVEAANLESFLRDVFAQRARKVIFVKGADELSYGDVIRAVDASRAADIAIVGLVPRATTGPATVTPAQ